The following proteins are co-located in the Malus sylvestris chromosome 13, drMalSylv7.2, whole genome shotgun sequence genome:
- the LOC126596881 gene encoding signal peptide peptidase-like 3, with translation MAMASGLLRLVFLLSLIAVSLARGENDMVLDVDSTPSTPSCNNPYLMAKVKNWVNGRKGETIQGAGAKFGALLPSKEEKAVRLPVVISNPLNGCSVSSSKLFGAIALSTRGDCDFSVKAEVAQSGGAKALLVLNNEEELAKMGCPDNSTSLNISIFVVMVPKSDGEALKKSIEDGKKVELLLYSPKRPVVDYSVMFLWLMAIGTIIIASFWLKITAPEKSDENYNELAEKESSAGTAKDDSEDEVMNLTVAGAVCFVITASTFLLLLYFFMSTWFIWVLIILFCIGGIEGMHNCVLSLILRKWTSGGRKTITLPLLDEVSVLSLVVLAFCAAFAIFWVVTRRESYSWIGQDVLGICLMITILQIARLPNIKVATVLLCCAFVYDIFWVFLSPLIFKDSVMVVVAKGDSSGEALPMLLRIPRFFDPWGGVNMIGFGDVLFPGLLIVFTYRFDKENKKSAYNGYFLWLVIGYGIGLGLTYLALYLMNGNGQPALLYLVPCTLGVTVILGLIRCELKQLWDYGAEVSPSSVEPSIEASRSV, from the exons ATGGCAATGGCGTCGGGTCTCCTCCGTCTTGTGTTTCTGTTATCTCTGATTGCTGTGTCTTTAGCCCGAGGTGAAAACGATATGGTTTTGGATGTCGATTCCACCCCCAGCACTCCTTCCTGCAACAACCCGTACCTAATG GCAAAGGTTAAGAATTGGGTTAATGGCCGTAAAGGCGAAACTATTCAAGGGGCAGGTGCAAAGTTTGGGGCTTTATTGCCTTCCAAAGAAGAAAAAGCCGTCAGATTGCCCGTTGTTATCTCGAATCCCTTAAATGGTTGTTCTGTGTCGTCTTCGAAG TTATTTGGAGCTATTGCCTTGTCCACGCGTGGTGATTGTGACTTCTCCGTCAAGGCAGAAGTTGCGCAGTCAGGAGGTGCTAAAGCGCTGCTGGTATTAAATAATGAAGAAG AGCTTGCCAAGATGGGCTGTCCTGATAATAGCACTTCTTTGAATATCTCAATTTTTGTTGTAATGGTTCCAAAATCAGATGGAGAAGCTCTCAAGAAATCTATTGAAGATGGAAAGAAAG TGGAGCTTCTATTATATTCTCCCAAGCGTCCAGTGGTGGACTACTCAGTTATGTTCTTGTGGCTGATGGCTATTGGAACAATAATAATTGCttcattttggttaaaaattaCTGCTCCTGAGAAGTCTGATGAGAACTATAATGAACTGGCAGAAAAG GAATCTAGTGCTGGAACTGCCAAAGATGATTCTGAGGACGAAGTCATGAATCTTACTGTGGCGGGCGCTGTGTGTTTCGTCATAACAGCATCCACTTTTCTGTTGCTACTATACTTCTTTATGTCTACGTGGTTTATCTGGGTGCTGATCATACTTTTCTGCATTGGCGGTATAGAG GGAATGCATAATTGTGTTCTGAGCTTGATTTTGAG AAAATGGACAAGTGGTGGACGGAAGACAATAACTTTGCCTCTTCTGGATGAGGTTTCTGTTCTCTCACTTGTTGTATTGGCTTTCTGTGCGGCATTTGCAATTTTCTGGGTTGTAACACGGCGGGAATCGTATTCATGGATTGGCCAAGATGTTCTT GGTATCTGCTTGATGATAACGATCTTGCAAATTGCTCGATTACCAAATATAAAG GTTGCTACCGTACTACTTTGTTGTGCATTTGTCTACGACATCTTTTGGGTATTCCTATCACCCTTAATATTCAAAGATAGCGTCATGGTTGTG GTTGCTAAAGGTGACAGTAGTGGTGAAGCCCTACCAATGCTCTTGAGAATCCCTCGCTTTTTTGACCCCTGGGGTGGTgtgaatatgattggttttgggGATGTTCTATTTCCTGGTTTGCTTATTGTATTTACTTACAG GTTtgacaaagaaaataagaagaGTGCGTATAACGGATATTTTCTTTGGCTGGTAATTGGCTATGGAATTG GACTCGGTCTTACTTACCTGGCTTTGTATCTGATGAATGGGAACGGTCAGCCTGCACTCCTATATCTTGTTCCATGTACACTAG GTGTTACAGTGATTTTGGGATTGATAAGGTGCGAACTGAAGCAACTCTGGGATTATGGCGCAGAGGTATCCCCATCGAGCGTTGAACCTTCCATAGAAGCCAGTAGATCGGTCTGA